A genomic region of Zalophus californianus isolate mZalCal1 chromosome 1, mZalCal1.pri.v2, whole genome shotgun sequence contains the following coding sequences:
- the ADIPOQ gene encoding adiponectin, producing MLLLRAVLLLLVLPTHGQDSVTEGPGVLLPLAKQACTVCLAGIPGHPGHNGTPGRDGRDGTPGEKGEKGNPGLVGPKGDTGETGVTGVEGPRGFPGIPGRKGEPGESAYVHRSAFSVGLESRVTVPNVPIRFTKIFYNLQNHYDGTTGKFHCNIPGLYYFSYHITVYLKDVKVSLYKKDKAMLFTYDQYQEKNVDQASGSVLLHLEVGDQVWLQVYGDGNSYGLYADNVHDSTFTGFLLYHDTN from the exons ATGCTGTTGCTACGAGCTGTTCTACTGCTACTAGTCCTGCCCACTCACGGCCAGGACTCCGTGACAGAAGGGCCTGGAGTTCTGCTTCCTCTGGCCAAGCAGGCCTGCACAGTTTGCTTGGCAGGCATCCCAGGGCATCCTGGCCACAATGGGACCCCAGGCCGTGATGGCAGAGATGGCACCCCTGGCGAAAAGGGTGAGAAAGGAAATCCAG GTCTTGTTGGTCCTAAGGGTGACACTGGTGAAACTGGAGTAACTGGGGTTGAAGGTCCCCGAGGCTTTCCAGGAATCCCTGGCAGGAAAGGAGAACCTGGAGAAAGTGCCTATGTACACCGGTCAGCATTCAGTGTGGGATTGGAAAGCCGGGTCACTGTCCCCAATGTTCCCATTCGCTTTACCAAAATCTTCTACAATCTGCAAAACCACTATGATGGCACCACTGGAAAATTCCACTGCAACATTCCTGGGCTGTACTACTTCTCCTACCACATTACAGTCTACTTGAAGGATGTCAAGGTCAGCCTCTACAAGAAGGACAAAGCTATGCTCTTCACCTATGACCAGTACCAGGAGAAGAATGTGGACCAggcctctggctctgtgctcctCCATCTGGAAGTGGGCGACCAAGTCTGGCTCCAGGTGTATGGGGATGGGAACTCTTATGGGCTCTATGCAGATAATGTCCATGACTCTACCTTTACAGGCTTCCTTCTCTACCATGATACCAACTGA